Proteins found in one Miscanthus floridulus cultivar M001 chromosome 4, ASM1932011v1, whole genome shotgun sequence genomic segment:
- the LOC136549711 gene encoding uncharacterized protein isoform X2 has translation MKRQARPQRPDPRAQLARPVGPVREVVLVDSDSDDDVNPAAMRLELETSGKVATGAAPTAAKKKVPVPGAKRDKRAASTTNKKAPVTIDKRAKGLASTSKKMVIGVKEGEDVVCTLDVGKGPWWRERRLLL, from the exons ATGAAGCGGCAAGCGCGGCCACAACGCCCGGACCCAAGGGCGCAACTCGCGCGGCCAGTTGGCCCCGTGCGCGAGGTGGTCCTCgtcgactccgactccgacgacgacgtCAACCCGGCCGCAATGCGGTTGGAATTGGAG ACCAGCGGGAAGGTGGCCACAGGAGCGGCGCCTACGGCGGCCAAGAAGAAGGTCCCGGTGCCCGGGGCCAAGCGAGATAAAAGGGCAGCCTCCACCACCAACAAGAAGGCCCCGGTGACCATCGACAAGCGTGCCAAAGGGCTAGCATCGACCTCGAAGAAGATG GTTATAGGGGTGAAAGAGGGGGAGGACGTGGTCTGTACTCTCGACGTCGGCAAGGGGCCGTGGTGGCGagagcggcggctgctgctgtag